One Candidatus Zymogenaceae bacterium genomic region harbors:
- a CDS encoding 50S ribosomal protein L1 → MPKHGKKYSAIRAKIDSTKRYTLEEALDIIAGSPIAKFDESVDIAIRLGVNPRHSDQMVRGACPLPYGTGKTVRVLVFAKGEKEKEAKDAGADYVGAEDLIEKIQGGWFDFDKAISTPDLMGQVSKVGKLLGPRGLMPNAKVGTVTFEVGRAIDEMKAGRVDFRVEKNGILHVSVGKVSFGAEKLKGNIMSLIETVIKLKPSTSKGTYIKGIALSTTMGPGVKVDPVYVRNLLK, encoded by the coding sequence ATGCCGAAACATGGGAAAAAGTATTCCGCCATCAGGGCGAAGATAGACAGCACCAAACGGTATACGCTGGAGGAAGCTCTGGATATAATCGCAGGGAGTCCGATCGCGAAGTTTGACGAGAGCGTGGACATAGCCATACGACTGGGAGTAAATCCCCGGCATTCCGACCAGATGGTGCGGGGTGCGTGCCCGCTTCCCTACGGGACCGGGAAAACCGTTCGCGTCCTGGTTTTTGCAAAGGGCGAAAAGGAAAAGGAGGCCAAGGACGCCGGAGCGGATTACGTGGGCGCCGAGGACCTCATTGAAAAGATTCAGGGGGGGTGGTTTGATTTTGACAAGGCCATCTCCACGCCTGATTTGATGGGGCAGGTCAGCAAGGTCGGAAAACTCTTGGGACCCAGGGGCCTGATGCCGAACGCGAAGGTTGGAACCGTGACCTTCGAAGTGGGGCGGGCGATCGATGAGATGAAGGCGGGCCGGGTGGATTTCCGTGTCGAGAAGAACGGAATACTCCATGTATCGGTGGGGAAGGTCTCTTTCGGGGCAGAAAAACTCAAGGGCAACATCATGTCGCTTATCGAGACGGTGATCAAGCTCAAGCCGTCCACAAGCAAGGGAACGTATATCAAGGGGATTGCTCTCTCGACGACAATGGGCCCCGGAGTCAAGGTAGACCCGGTCTATGTGCGGAATCTCCTGAAATAA
- a CDS encoding 50S ribosomal protein L10 — translation MKREMKEAFVSAMSHKLAESQVVFLTDYRGLTAEQMNTMRLGFRNAGVEYRVVKNNLLKLAAEGTDLAPIIEDLVGPTGLVIAESDPVEASKVIVDFSKNHPVFEYKTGLLRGNRITFDQIEAMAKLPTRDVLLGKLLGTMNAVPSGLVNVMAGVTRKFMYALVAIRDAKENG, via the coding sequence TTGAAGAGAGAAATGAAAGAAGCCTTCGTATCCGCCATGAGCCATAAGCTTGCTGAATCCCAGGTGGTGTTTCTGACCGATTATCGGGGATTGACCGCCGAACAGATGAATACGATGCGATTGGGATTCCGTAATGCGGGGGTCGAGTACAGAGTGGTCAAGAATAATCTCTTGAAATTGGCCGCCGAAGGAACCGACCTTGCGCCGATCATCGAAGACTTGGTGGGGCCCACCGGCTTGGTTATCGCCGAGTCGGATCCCGTCGAGGCGTCGAAGGTGATTGTGGACTTCTCGAAAAACCATCCCGTCTTTGAATACAAGACAGGCCTTTTGAGAGGCAACCGTATCACCTTCGATCAGATCGAGGCTATGGCGAAACTGCCCACCAGGGATGTTCTTCTGGGTAAATTACTCGGAACCATGAATGCGGTGCCTTCCGGTCTGGTGAATGTTATGGCCGGAGTCACTCGGAAATTCATGTACGCCCTGGTTGCCATTCGGGATGCGAAGGAAAACGGGTAA
- the rpoB gene encoding DNA-directed RNA polymerase subunit beta codes for MAESAKKYSWERVDFSKIKKIINIPNLIQVQKRSYDRFLKVDETSEVIEGGGLQSVFKSVFPIWDFNETASLEYVSCSLGEPKYDVNECHQRGMTYAAPFKVTVRLVVWDKDEETGAKSIRDVKEQEVFFGDLPMMTDNGSFIINGTERVVVSQLHRSPGVFYDHDKGKTHSSGKLLYSCRIIPYRGSWLDFEFDPRDVIHVRIDRRRKFPATILLKALGYTVEEILNFFYKSEKIIFDETGWKKIPAFEYLPGQKVQEDITAPGTDEVIAKKGRKFNKAIVRRLMEAGIESIPINSESVLGMITARDIVDKETGEVLVDINEEITKDRFKTLVERGVHEFDVLFVDDVNVSSAMRNTLLADKISDTTNAIIEIYRRLRPGDPPTVETAQNLFQNLFFNPERYDLSNVGRLKLNYKLGLTTPLDVSVLQKEDILYSVKYLFDLRNGIGAIDDIDHLGNRRVRAVGELLENQFRIGLVRMERAIKERMSLQEVETLMPHDLINSKPVSAVIKEFFGSSQLSQFMDQTNPLSEITHKRRLSALGPGGLTRERAGFEVRDVHNTHYGRICPIETPEGPNIGLIASLSTYAQVNDYGFIETPYREVVEGKATERIEYLTALDEEKCIIAQANAPIADDGAFMRDLINVREGGEPTMSVPEEISHMDVSPKQLVSVAASLIPFLENDDANRALMGSNMQRQAVPLMRPEAPLVGTGMERIVARDSGVTVVAKNSGIVESVDASRIIVRTDGTSGNGAGVDIYNLIKYQRSNQNTCINQKPIVNKGDRIVEGQIIADGPAIHQGELGLGKNIIVAFMPWGGYNFEDSILISEKVVKEDSFTSIHIEEFEMVARDTKLGPEEITRDIPNVGEEALKNLDDSGIIRIGAWVEPGDILIGKISPKGETQLSPEEKLLRAIFGEKAGDVRDSSLRVPPGIEGIIIGAKVFSRKGVDKDDRTKSIENEEVEKLNKDMNDEISIVKRGALERIKDLVIGKKLASNLMDANKNVLIKKGTNLSPDDFEGLGFEDLRSLAIKGDDGFTENLAQIYEGVSEQIELIRIIFGEKISKVTKADELPPGVIKLVKVYVAMKRKLSVGDKMAGRHGNKGVLSRILPEEDMPYMEDGTPVEIVLNPLGVPSRMNVGQILETHLGWAARKMGQQIDEMLNQNYSPKVLRERLKGVFSLGSLKEYVDDLTDDEVRNVAMKFQDGVFVSTPVFDGAVEQEVSDALIFAGLPASGQATLYDGRTGNPFHQKVTVGIMYMLKLHHLVDDKIHARSIGPYSLVTQQPLGGKAQFGGQRLGEMEVWAMEAYGAAYSLQEFLTVKSDDVTGRNRMYESIVKDEQYLEPGLPESFNVLVKEMQSLGLDMELVERGRIKEKAKAN; via the coding sequence ATGGCCGAATCGGCTAAAAAGTACAGTTGGGAACGGGTTGATTTCTCGAAAATAAAAAAGATCATCAACATCCCGAACCTGATTCAGGTACAGAAGCGTTCGTACGATCGTTTTTTGAAGGTTGACGAAACCTCGGAAGTGATCGAAGGCGGAGGCCTTCAGAGCGTCTTCAAGAGTGTATTTCCGATCTGGGATTTCAACGAGACGGCGTCCCTTGAGTATGTCAGTTGCTCTTTGGGCGAGCCGAAGTACGATGTGAACGAATGTCACCAGCGCGGCATGACATACGCCGCACCCTTCAAGGTGACGGTTCGTCTGGTGGTGTGGGACAAGGATGAAGAAACCGGCGCAAAGAGCATCCGCGACGTGAAGGAACAGGAGGTGTTTTTCGGCGATCTCCCCATGATGACCGATAACGGGAGCTTCATCATCAACGGCACCGAACGGGTCGTCGTCAGCCAGCTCCATCGGTCTCCCGGTGTTTTTTACGACCATGACAAGGGAAAGACCCACTCGTCGGGAAAGCTTCTCTATTCGTGCCGCATCATCCCCTATCGGGGATCCTGGCTCGATTTCGAGTTCGATCCCAGAGACGTCATCCACGTGCGGATAGACCGCCGGAGAAAATTCCCGGCGACCATTCTCCTCAAGGCCCTGGGATACACCGTCGAGGAAATACTGAATTTCTTCTATAAGAGCGAAAAGATCATTTTCGATGAAACCGGCTGGAAAAAAATCCCGGCCTTCGAATATCTCCCCGGACAAAAGGTGCAGGAGGACATCACGGCCCCCGGTACCGATGAGGTTATCGCAAAGAAGGGGAGGAAGTTCAATAAGGCAATTGTACGACGGCTGATGGAGGCGGGGATCGAGTCGATCCCCATCAACTCCGAGTCGGTTCTCGGCATGATCACGGCGCGGGATATCGTCGACAAAGAGACCGGCGAGGTGCTGGTGGATATCAACGAGGAGATCACGAAAGATCGCTTCAAGACACTCGTGGAGCGGGGAGTGCATGAATTCGATGTGCTTTTTGTCGACGACGTAAACGTCTCGTCGGCCATGCGGAACACGCTTCTGGCGGACAAGATCTCCGATACCACCAATGCCATCATCGAAATCTACCGGCGACTCAGGCCCGGTGACCCTCCGACCGTGGAGACGGCGCAAAACCTGTTTCAGAATCTCTTTTTCAATCCGGAGCGGTATGACCTGTCGAATGTGGGGCGCCTCAAACTTAATTATAAGCTGGGTCTCACCACACCGCTTGATGTGAGCGTGCTGCAGAAAGAGGACATCCTCTATTCGGTAAAATACCTGTTTGATCTCAGAAACGGGATCGGAGCCATCGACGACATCGACCATCTGGGCAACAGACGGGTGCGGGCGGTGGGTGAATTGCTGGAAAATCAGTTTCGCATCGGCCTGGTTCGGATGGAACGAGCCATTAAGGAGCGTATGAGCCTGCAGGAGGTGGAAACCCTCATGCCCCACGACCTGATTAACAGTAAGCCCGTGAGCGCCGTCATCAAGGAGTTTTTCGGGTCCTCACAGCTGTCTCAGTTTATGGACCAGACAAACCCCTTGAGCGAGATCACGCACAAGCGTCGCCTGTCGGCCTTGGGGCCGGGCGGTCTGACCCGGGAGCGGGCGGGATTTGAGGTGCGGGACGTTCACAATACCCATTACGGGCGCATCTGCCCGATCGAAACCCCGGAAGGCCCGAATATCGGTCTTATCGCGTCTCTTTCCACCTACGCCCAGGTGAACGATTACGGCTTCATTGAGACGCCCTATCGCGAAGTCGTGGAGGGCAAGGCCACCGAGCGGATAGAATACCTGACGGCCCTAGACGAGGAAAAATGCATTATCGCCCAAGCCAACGCACCCATCGCCGATGACGGCGCCTTCATGCGGGATCTCATCAACGTCCGGGAGGGCGGGGAGCCAACCATGTCCGTCCCGGAAGAGATCAGCCACATGGATGTATCGCCCAAACAGCTTGTGAGTGTCGCGGCGTCGTTGATTCCGTTTCTGGAGAACGACGACGCCAACCGGGCGCTCATGGGATCGAATATGCAGCGACAGGCAGTGCCGCTGATGCGGCCGGAGGCCCCCCTGGTGGGCACCGGTATGGAGCGCATCGTCGCCCGGGACAGCGGGGTGACGGTTGTGGCGAAAAACTCCGGTATCGTCGAGAGCGTTGACGCCTCCAGGATTATTGTCAGGACCGACGGCACAAGCGGAAACGGCGCGGGCGTTGATATTTATAATCTCATCAAGTATCAGCGTTCCAACCAGAACACCTGTATTAATCAGAAGCCCATCGTCAACAAGGGCGATCGGATCGTCGAAGGACAGATTATCGCCGACGGACCGGCGATACATCAGGGCGAGCTGGGGCTGGGAAAGAACATTATTGTCGCGTTCATGCCCTGGGGCGGGTACAATTTCGAGGATTCGATCCTCATCAGCGAGAAGGTTGTCAAGGAAGACAGCTTCACCTCGATTCATATCGAGGAATTCGAAATGGTCGCCCGGGACACGAAACTGGGCCCCGAGGAGATCACCAGGGATATCCCCAATGTGGGTGAGGAGGCCCTGAAGAACCTCGATGATTCAGGGATCATCAGGATCGGCGCGTGGGTGGAGCCGGGAGATATCCTCATCGGAAAGATTTCTCCCAAGGGGGAGACGCAGCTCTCACCGGAGGAAAAGCTGCTTCGGGCCATCTTCGGTGAAAAGGCCGGGGATGTGCGGGACTCGTCCCTCAGGGTTCCCCCCGGCATCGAGGGAATCATCATCGGCGCCAAGGTCTTCTCCCGGAAGGGTGTCGATAAGGACGATCGTACCAAATCCATCGAAAATGAAGAGGTGGAGAAGCTCAACAAGGACATGAATGACGAGATCAGCATCGTCAAACGTGGCGCGCTGGAGCGCATCAAGGATCTGGTCATTGGCAAGAAGCTGGCGTCGAACCTGATGGACGCAAACAAAAACGTCCTCATCAAGAAGGGTACGAATCTGTCTCCCGATGATTTCGAGGGCCTGGGTTTCGAAGACCTTCGCTCACTCGCCATTAAGGGGGACGACGGATTCACCGAAAACCTGGCGCAGATATACGAGGGGGTATCCGAGCAGATAGAGCTAATACGCATCATTTTTGGGGAGAAGATCAGCAAGGTCACCAAGGCCGACGAGCTTCCCCCGGGCGTGATCAAACTGGTGAAGGTCTACGTTGCCATGAAGAGAAAGCTCTCGGTGGGCGATAAAATGGCCGGAAGACACGGAAACAAGGGGGTGCTCTCCCGGATCCTCCCGGAGGAAGACATGCCCTATATGGAAGACGGCACACCGGTGGAGATCGTGCTCAATCCCCTGGGGGTCCCCTCCCGCATGAATGTGGGACAGATCCTGGAGACACACCTGGGATGGGCTGCCCGAAAGATGGGGCAGCAGATCGACGAGATGCTGAATCAAAATTATTCCCCCAAGGTCCTCAGGGAGCGCCTCAAGGGCGTCTTCAGCCTGGGAAGCCTGAAGGAGTATGTCGACGACCTGACCGATGACGAGGTGAGGAATGTCGCCATGAAGTTTCAGGACGGGGTGTTCGTGTCCACGCCGGTGTTCGACGGCGCGGTGGAGCAGGAGGTGTCCGACGCCCTCATCTTCGCCGGCCTTCCCGCGTCCGGGCAGGCCACCCTGTATGACGGACGGACCGGAAATCCCTTCCACCAGAAGGTGACCGTGGGCATCATGTACATGCTCAAGCTTCACCATCTCGTGGATGACAAGATCCACGCACGCTCCATCGGTCCCTATTCGCTGGTCACGCAGCAGCCGCTGGGCGGCAAGGCACAGTTCGGCGGGCAGCGACTGGGAGAGATGGAGGTGTGGGCGATGGAGGCGTACGGAGCGGCCTATTCACTCCAGGAATTCCTCACCGTCAAGTCCGACGACGTAACCGGCAGGAACCGCATGTACGAGTCCATCGTCAAGGACGAGCAGTACCTGGAGCCGGGGCTTCCGGAATCCTTCAATGTGTTGGTCAAGGAGATGCAGAGCCTGGGCCTGGATATGGAGCTTGTGGAGCGGGGACGAATCAAAGAGAAGGCTAAAGCCAACTAA
- the rplL gene encoding 50S ribosomal protein L7/L12: MTKDDVIAFIESMTVLELSELISELEDKFGVSAQAPVAVAAGPVAAAGDAAPAEEKTEFDVILQEAGEKKIQVIKVVREFTTLGLKEAKDLVESAPKPVKEGISKDTAEEIKKKLEEMGAKVEIK; the protein is encoded by the coding sequence ATCACGAAAGATGACGTGATCGCATTTATCGAGAGCATGACGGTACTGGAGCTGTCCGAGCTTATCAGCGAGCTGGAGGATAAATTCGGCGTCTCCGCTCAGGCCCCGGTGGCCGTTGCGGCGGGACCCGTCGCCGCAGCGGGTGATGCGGCCCCCGCCGAGGAGAAAACGGAATTTGACGTGATTCTCCAGGAGGCGGGAGAGAAGAAGATTCAGGTCATCAAGGTCGTGCGCGAATTTACGACCCTGGGTCTGAAAGAGGCGAAAGATCTGGTCGAATCGGCGCCCAAGCCGGTCAAAGAGGGGATTTCCAAGGACACGGCCGAGGAAATCAAGAAAAAGCTGGAAGAGATGGGCGCGAAGGTGGAAATCAAATAG
- the rplK gene encoding 50S ribosomal protein L11: MAKKVIGQIKLQIPAGQATPSPPVGPALGQHGVNIMEFCKIFNAKTQNQPGMIIPVVITVFADRSFSFITKTPPAAILLKKAAGIAKGSGVPDKEKVGKVTKKQVEEIARTKMSDLNAVDIEGAMKIVEGTARSMGINVVE; encoded by the coding sequence ATGGCCAAGAAAGTCATCGGTCAGATCAAGTTGCAGATACCGGCGGGTCAGGCCACCCCGTCACCCCCGGTGGGCCCGGCGCTGGGACAACACGGCGTTAACATTATGGAGTTTTGCAAGATATTTAACGCAAAGACCCAGAATCAGCCCGGGATGATTATCCCGGTCGTTATTACCGTCTTTGCGGATCGATCGTTTTCCTTCATCACAAAGACGCCCCCGGCGGCGATACTTCTCAAGAAGGCGGCGGGAATTGCGAAGGGGAGCGGCGTGCCCGACAAGGAAAAAGTGGGAAAGGTCACCAAGAAGCAGGTTGAGGAGATCGCCCGGACGAAAATGTCGGACCTCAATGCGGTGGACATTGAAGGGGCGATGAAAATCGTGGAGGGCACGGCCCGCAGCATGGGAATTAATGTCGTCGAGTAA